In Meiothermus ruber DSM 1279, the following proteins share a genomic window:
- a CDS encoding chloride channel protein, producing the protein MSVLKLFERYLMGETLGYLPPGLPGEGGLSQVFRGPSYWWLALLLPLVFAASSYLGSGRGLGWLLAAYRAGQPVRASQYFRGIIGALFQLGAGSPLGREGPMAALGLWVGSVLGRRIPLGESSRFLPFAGMAAGFASAFHAPMAGALLASEIVYRGLALEVGALAPALIGALAGFTVYGLFHGYGPLLELPPGPLEWPQLFFGLVIGLVCAGVGTLWLEAERFLQRWLRRLTFGFRHALFGLVLAGVLLLMPEAIGNGLPWVQLGTSPILTLPFLGGLFLVQLALLILGGGVRAYGGQLTPAISLGGLSGLILAQLLGQVFPSIAPAPETAALVGMAALLAGIARAPFAAVVLAGEIGGYSLLPLTLIGAFAAYTFTSPRGSFEDVELSQDRDGPAGSQTETAPQTSRLPQPPASSDSP; encoded by the coding sequence GTGTCCGTGCTGAAGCTCTTCGAACGTTACTTGATGGGCGAAACCCTGGGCTACCTGCCGCCCGGCCTGCCCGGCGAGGGAGGGTTGTCGCAGGTTTTTCGCGGGCCCAGCTACTGGTGGCTGGCCCTGCTGTTGCCGCTGGTGTTCGCGGCCTCGAGCTACCTGGGTTCGGGCCGGGGCCTGGGCTGGCTCCTGGCCGCATACCGTGCGGGCCAACCGGTGCGGGCCAGCCAGTATTTTCGCGGCATCATCGGGGCCTTATTCCAGTTGGGGGCCGGCTCACCCCTGGGGCGTGAAGGGCCCATGGCCGCCCTGGGTTTATGGGTGGGCAGCGTGCTGGGACGGCGCATCCCCTTAGGGGAGTCGAGCCGGTTTCTGCCATTCGCCGGGATGGCCGCCGGCTTTGCCTCGGCTTTCCACGCGCCCATGGCCGGTGCGCTTTTAGCCAGCGAGATCGTCTACCGGGGGCTGGCCCTCGAGGTCGGCGCGCTGGCCCCCGCCCTGATTGGGGCCCTGGCCGGCTTTACCGTTTATGGCCTTTTTCACGGGTATGGGCCGCTGCTCGAGCTACCCCCAGGGCCGCTGGAATGGCCGCAGCTTTTCTTTGGCCTGGTCATCGGGCTGGTGTGCGCCGGGGTGGGTACGCTCTGGCTCGAGGCCGAGCGGTTCTTGCAGCGATGGTTGCGCCGGCTGACCTTTGGGTTTCGACACGCGCTATTTGGCTTGGTGCTGGCCGGGGTCTTGCTGCTGATGCCCGAAGCCATTGGCAATGGGCTGCCCTGGGTACAGCTCGGCACCTCCCCCATCCTTACCCTGCCCTTCCTGGGCGGGCTCTTCCTGGTGCAGTTGGCCTTGCTAATCCTGGGCGGCGGTGTGCGCGCCTACGGCGGCCAGCTCACCCCTGCAATTAGCCTGGGCGGTCTGAGCGGGCTGATTTTAGCGCAGCTTTTAGGCCAGGTTTTTCCCTCCATCGCGCCCGCACCCGAAACTGCTGCCCTGGTGGGTATGGCCGCGCTGCTGGCCGGTATCGCTCGAGCCCCGTTTGCAGCGGTGGTGCTGGCGGGTGAAATCGGCGGTTATAGCCTGCTGCCGCTCACCCTCATCGGGGCCTTTGCGGCCTACACCTTCACCAGCCCCCGCGGCAGTTTCGAGGATGTGGAGCTCAGCCAAGATAGGGATGGGCCAGCGGGGTCTCAGACTGAAACCGCTCCGCAAACTTCACGCCTGCCTCAGCCCCCAGCCTCGAGCGATTCGCCCTGA
- a CDS encoding PIG-L deacetylase family protein encodes MRLLAVFPHPDDEIGVSGTLAKHVLRGDAAKILWLTRGELASQFGETPPDEVARIREEHGHTVAQMIGAEAQFLDFADSSLTGGRDEALAIARVVAAWKPDVVITWNPQDVHPDHRAAYWATLSALKFCRIPKLVGEAHRQPVRLLHYHRSDIPRPTVYVDVGEDGQAVAEKVFSFYRDFYKWEYSLEAFRANRSRLGAEAGVKFAERFQSETPLAHPYLG; translated from the coding sequence CGCTTACTGGCAGTCTTTCCTCATCCCGATGACGAGATAGGGGTTTCCGGCACGCTGGCAAAGCACGTTTTGCGGGGCGACGCGGCCAAGATTCTCTGGCTTACCAGGGGCGAGCTGGCCAGCCAGTTTGGTGAGACGCCCCCGGACGAGGTGGCCCGCATCCGCGAAGAGCATGGGCACACCGTGGCCCAGATGATCGGCGCGGAGGCGCAGTTCCTGGACTTTGCCGACTCGAGCCTCACCGGCGGGCGCGACGAAGCCCTGGCCATCGCCCGGGTGGTGGCGGCCTGGAAACCGGATGTGGTGATCACCTGGAACCCCCAGGATGTGCACCCCGACCACCGGGCGGCCTACTGGGCCACCCTCTCGGCGCTCAAGTTCTGCCGGATTCCCAAGCTGGTAGGGGAGGCCCACCGCCAGCCGGTGCGGCTTTTGCACTACCACCGCAGCGATATTCCCCGTCCGACGGTGTATGTGGACGTGGGCGAGGACGGGCAGGCGGTGGCCGAGAAGGTCTTCAGCTTCTACCGCGATTTTTACAAGTGGGAGTACAGCCTCGAGGCCTTCAGGGCGAATCGCTCGAGGCTGGGGGCTGAGGCAGGCGTGAAGTTTGCGGAGCGGTTTCAGTCTGAGACCCCGCTGGCCCATCCCTATCTTGGCTGA